In Ailuropoda melanoleuca isolate Jingjing chromosome 4, ASM200744v2, whole genome shotgun sequence, the following proteins share a genomic window:
- the SPPL2B gene encoding signal peptide peptidase-like 2B isoform X9 — protein sequence MTYFEQVACEYGMVHVVSETGGRKGKDYCILYNPQWAHLPHDLGKAISWCKHHLPQSLLQLRDWTASVLCSPPDLPAKGFSNQIPLVARGNCTFYEKVRLAQGGGARGLLIVSKETLVPPGGNKTQYDEIGIPVALLSHKDMLDIFKSFGRAVRVALYAPGEPMLDYNMVIIFVMAVGTVALGGYWAGSRDVRKRCMKHKRDDGPEKQEDEAVDVTPVMICVFVVMCCSMLVLLYYFYDQLVYVIIGIFCLSSSTGLYSCLSPLVQRLPLGRCRVPNNSLPYFHKRPRVSMLLLALLCLAVSVVWGVFRNEDQWAWILQDALGVAFCLYMLKTIRLPTFKACTLLLLVLFVYDVFFVFVTPFLTKSGNSIMVEVATGPSDSATHEKLPMVLKVPRLNASPLALCDRPFSLLGFGDILVPGLLAAYCHRFDIQVQSSRVYFVACTVAYGIGLLVTFMALALMQRGQPALLYLVPCTLVTSCALALWRRELGMFWTGSGFAVNTSLL from the exons ATGACTTATTTTGAGCAG GTGGCCTGTGAGTATGGCATGGTGCACGTGGTCTCCGAGACGGGGGGCCGCAAAGGCAAAGACTACTGTATTCTCTACAATCCGCAGTGGGCCCACCTGCCACATGACCTTGGCAAAGCG ATCAGCTGGTGTAAGCACCACCTTCCCCAGTCTCTCCTGCAGCTGCGGGACTGGACGGCCTCCGTGCTCTGCTCTCCGCCCGACCTCCCTGCCAAAGGCTTCAGCAACCAGATCCCGCTGGTGGCGCGGGGAAACTGCACCTTCTACGAGAAAGTGCGGCTGGCGCAGGGTGGCGGGGCGCGTGGGCTGCTCATCGTCAGCAAGGAGACACTG GTTCCCCCAGGAGGCAACAAGACACAGTACGATGAGATTGGGATTCCTGTGGCCCTGCTCAGCCACAAAGACATGCTGGACATTTTCAAG AGTTTCGGCCGAGCGGTGAGGGTGGCGCTCTACGCCCCCGGCGAGCCCATGCTGGACTACAACATGGTCATCATCTTTGTCATGGCCGTCGGCACCGTCGCCCTTGGCGGCTACTGGGCCGGGAGCCGGGACGTGAGGAA AAGGTGCATGAAACACAAGCGGGATGATGGGCCCGAGAAGCAGGAGGACGAGGCCGTGGATGTGACCCCCGTCATGATCTGCGTCTTCGTGGTCATGTGCTGTTCCATGCTCGTGTTGCTGTACTATTTCTACGACCAGCTTG TTTATGTGATCATCGGGATTTTCTGCCTGTCCTCCTCCACGGGCCTCTACAGCTGTCTGTCACCGTTGGTCCAGAGGCTGCCATTGGGCAGGTGCAG ggtccccaacaaCAGCCTGCCCTACTTCCACAAACGCCCTCGGGTCAGCATGCTGCTCCTGGCGCTGCTCTGCCTGGCCGTCAGCGTGGTGTGGGGAGTCTTCCGGAACGAGGACCA GTGGGCCTGGATCCTTCAGGACGCACTGGGCGTCGCCTTCTGCCTCTATATGTTGAAAACCATCCGCCTCCCCACTTTCAAG GCCTGcacgctgctgctgctggtgctgtTTGTGTATGACGTCTTCTTCGTGTTCGTCACGCCCTTCCTGACCAAG AGTGGGAACAGCATCATGGTGGAGGTGGCGACCGGGCCCTCGGACTCGGCCACCCATGAGAAG ctccccatgGTCCTGAAGGTACCCAGACTGAACGCCTCGCCGCTGGCCCTGTGTGACCGGCCCTTCTCTCTGCTGGGCTTCGGGGACATCCTGGTGCCAG GGCTGCTCGCGGCCTACTGCCACAGGTTTGACATCCAGGTGCAGTCGTCCAGGGTCTACTTCGTGGCCTGCACCGTGG CCTATGGCATCGGCCTCCTGGTGACGTTCATGGCGCTGGCCCTGATGCAGCGCGGCCAGCCCGCCCTCCTCTACCTGGTGCCCTGCACGCTGGTGACGAGCTGCGCCCTGGCGCTCTGGCGCAGGGAGCTGGGCATGTTCTGGACGGGCAGCGGCTTTGCGGTGAATACCAGTTTGCTCTGA
- the SPPL2B gene encoding signal peptide peptidase-like 2B isoform X7 produces MTYFEQVACEYGMVHVVSETGGRKGKDYCILYNPQWAHLPHDLGKAISWCKHHLPQSLLQLRDWTASVLCSPPDLPAKGFSNQIPLVARGNCTFYEKVRLAQGGGARGLLIVSKETLVPPGGNKTQYDEIGIPVALLSHKDMLDIFKSFGRAVRVALYAPGEPMLDYNMVIIFVMAVGTVALGGYWAGSRDVRKRCMKHKRDDGPEKQEDEAVDVTPVMICVFVVMCCSMLVLLYYFYDQLVYVIIGIFCLSSSTGLYSCLSPLVQRLPLGRCRWAWILQDALGVAFCLYMLKTIRLPTFKACTLLLLVLFVYDVFFVFVTPFLTKSGNSIMVEVATGPSDSATHEKLPMVLKVPRLNASPLALCDRPFSLLGFGDILVPGLLAAYCHRFDIQVQSSRVYFVACTVAYGIGLLVTFMALALMQRGQPALLYLVPCTLVTSCALALWRRELGMFWTGSGFAKDVPQSPWAPPSADDPQPQKDSDTSLPRPPPGEELAKCPPPPEQPPEVSVPEETGAGAPPQEPVSPVGCTPEPTSLVGASA; encoded by the exons ATGACTTATTTTGAGCAG GTGGCCTGTGAGTATGGCATGGTGCACGTGGTCTCCGAGACGGGGGGCCGCAAAGGCAAAGACTACTGTATTCTCTACAATCCGCAGTGGGCCCACCTGCCACATGACCTTGGCAAAGCG ATCAGCTGGTGTAAGCACCACCTTCCCCAGTCTCTCCTGCAGCTGCGGGACTGGACGGCCTCCGTGCTCTGCTCTCCGCCCGACCTCCCTGCCAAAGGCTTCAGCAACCAGATCCCGCTGGTGGCGCGGGGAAACTGCACCTTCTACGAGAAAGTGCGGCTGGCGCAGGGTGGCGGGGCGCGTGGGCTGCTCATCGTCAGCAAGGAGACACTG GTTCCCCCAGGAGGCAACAAGACACAGTACGATGAGATTGGGATTCCTGTGGCCCTGCTCAGCCACAAAGACATGCTGGACATTTTCAAG AGTTTCGGCCGAGCGGTGAGGGTGGCGCTCTACGCCCCCGGCGAGCCCATGCTGGACTACAACATGGTCATCATCTTTGTCATGGCCGTCGGCACCGTCGCCCTTGGCGGCTACTGGGCCGGGAGCCGGGACGTGAGGAA AAGGTGCATGAAACACAAGCGGGATGATGGGCCCGAGAAGCAGGAGGACGAGGCCGTGGATGTGACCCCCGTCATGATCTGCGTCTTCGTGGTCATGTGCTGTTCCATGCTCGTGTTGCTGTACTATTTCTACGACCAGCTTG TTTATGTGATCATCGGGATTTTCTGCCTGTCCTCCTCCACGGGCCTCTACAGCTGTCTGTCACCGTTGGTCCAGAGGCTGCCATTGGGCAGGTGCAG GTGGGCCTGGATCCTTCAGGACGCACTGGGCGTCGCCTTCTGCCTCTATATGTTGAAAACCATCCGCCTCCCCACTTTCAAG GCCTGcacgctgctgctgctggtgctgtTTGTGTATGACGTCTTCTTCGTGTTCGTCACGCCCTTCCTGACCAAG AGTGGGAACAGCATCATGGTGGAGGTGGCGACCGGGCCCTCGGACTCGGCCACCCATGAGAAG ctccccatgGTCCTGAAGGTACCCAGACTGAACGCCTCGCCGCTGGCCCTGTGTGACCGGCCCTTCTCTCTGCTGGGCTTCGGGGACATCCTGGTGCCAG GGCTGCTCGCGGCCTACTGCCACAGGTTTGACATCCAGGTGCAGTCGTCCAGGGTCTACTTCGTGGCCTGCACCGTGG CCTATGGCATCGGCCTCCTGGTGACGTTCATGGCGCTGGCCCTGATGCAGCGCGGCCAGCCCGCCCTCCTCTACCTGGTGCCCTGCACGCTGGTGACGAGCTGCGCCCTGGCGCTCTGGCGCAGGGAGCTGGGCATGTTCTGGACGGGCAGCGGCTTTGCG AAGGACGTACCTCAGTCTCCTTGGGCGCCACCTTCAGCCGACGACCCACAGCCTCAGAAGGACTCCGACACCAGCCTGCCCCGGCCACCGCCAGGTGAAGAACTGGCCaagtgccccccgcccccggagcAGCCCCCGGAAGTGTCCGTGCCCGAGGAGACCGGGGCTGGAGCACCCCCCCAGGAGCCCGTGAGCCCAGTGGGCTGCACCCCCGAGCCCACGAGCCTGGTAGGCGCCTCGGCCTAG
- the SPPL2B gene encoding signal peptide peptidase-like 2B isoform X6, translating to MTYFEQVACEYGMVHVVSETGGRKGKDYCILYNPQWAHLPHDLGKAISWCKHHLPQSLLQLRDWTASVLCSPPDLPAKGFSNQIPLVARGNCTFYEKVRLAQGGGARGLLIVSKETLVPPGGNKTQYDEIGIPVALLSHKDMLDIFKSFGRAVRVALYAPGEPMLDYNMVIIFVMAVGTVALGGYWAGSRDVRKRCMKHKRDDGPEKQEDEAVDVTPVMICVFVVMCCSMLVLLYYFYDQLVYVIIGIFCLSSSTGLYSCLSPLVQRLPLGRCRVPNNSLPYFHKRPRVSMLLLALLCLAVSVVWGVFRNEDQWAWILQDALGVAFCLYMLKTIRLPTFKACTLLLLVLFVYDVFFVFVTPFLTKSGNSIMVEVATGPSDSATHEKLPMVLKVPRLNASPLALCDRPFSLLGFGDILVPAYGIGLLVTFMALALMQRGQPALLYLVPCTLVTSCALALWRRELGMFWTGSGFAKDVPQSPWAPPSADDPQPQKDSDTSLPRPPPGEELAKCPPPPEQPPEVSVPEETGAGAPPQEPVSPVGCTPEPTSLVGASA from the exons ATGACTTATTTTGAGCAG GTGGCCTGTGAGTATGGCATGGTGCACGTGGTCTCCGAGACGGGGGGCCGCAAAGGCAAAGACTACTGTATTCTCTACAATCCGCAGTGGGCCCACCTGCCACATGACCTTGGCAAAGCG ATCAGCTGGTGTAAGCACCACCTTCCCCAGTCTCTCCTGCAGCTGCGGGACTGGACGGCCTCCGTGCTCTGCTCTCCGCCCGACCTCCCTGCCAAAGGCTTCAGCAACCAGATCCCGCTGGTGGCGCGGGGAAACTGCACCTTCTACGAGAAAGTGCGGCTGGCGCAGGGTGGCGGGGCGCGTGGGCTGCTCATCGTCAGCAAGGAGACACTG GTTCCCCCAGGAGGCAACAAGACACAGTACGATGAGATTGGGATTCCTGTGGCCCTGCTCAGCCACAAAGACATGCTGGACATTTTCAAG AGTTTCGGCCGAGCGGTGAGGGTGGCGCTCTACGCCCCCGGCGAGCCCATGCTGGACTACAACATGGTCATCATCTTTGTCATGGCCGTCGGCACCGTCGCCCTTGGCGGCTACTGGGCCGGGAGCCGGGACGTGAGGAA AAGGTGCATGAAACACAAGCGGGATGATGGGCCCGAGAAGCAGGAGGACGAGGCCGTGGATGTGACCCCCGTCATGATCTGCGTCTTCGTGGTCATGTGCTGTTCCATGCTCGTGTTGCTGTACTATTTCTACGACCAGCTTG TTTATGTGATCATCGGGATTTTCTGCCTGTCCTCCTCCACGGGCCTCTACAGCTGTCTGTCACCGTTGGTCCAGAGGCTGCCATTGGGCAGGTGCAG ggtccccaacaaCAGCCTGCCCTACTTCCACAAACGCCCTCGGGTCAGCATGCTGCTCCTGGCGCTGCTCTGCCTGGCCGTCAGCGTGGTGTGGGGAGTCTTCCGGAACGAGGACCA GTGGGCCTGGATCCTTCAGGACGCACTGGGCGTCGCCTTCTGCCTCTATATGTTGAAAACCATCCGCCTCCCCACTTTCAAG GCCTGcacgctgctgctgctggtgctgtTTGTGTATGACGTCTTCTTCGTGTTCGTCACGCCCTTCCTGACCAAG AGTGGGAACAGCATCATGGTGGAGGTGGCGACCGGGCCCTCGGACTCGGCCACCCATGAGAAG ctccccatgGTCCTGAAGGTACCCAGACTGAACGCCTCGCCGCTGGCCCTGTGTGACCGGCCCTTCTCTCTGCTGGGCTTCGGGGACATCCTGGTGCCAG CCTATGGCATCGGCCTCCTGGTGACGTTCATGGCGCTGGCCCTGATGCAGCGCGGCCAGCCCGCCCTCCTCTACCTGGTGCCCTGCACGCTGGTGACGAGCTGCGCCCTGGCGCTCTGGCGCAGGGAGCTGGGCATGTTCTGGACGGGCAGCGGCTTTGCG AAGGACGTACCTCAGTCTCCTTGGGCGCCACCTTCAGCCGACGACCCACAGCCTCAGAAGGACTCCGACACCAGCCTGCCCCGGCCACCGCCAGGTGAAGAACTGGCCaagtgccccccgcccccggagcAGCCCCCGGAAGTGTCCGTGCCCGAGGAGACCGGGGCTGGAGCACCCCCCCAGGAGCCCGTGAGCCCAGTGGGCTGCACCCCCGAGCCCACGAGCCTGGTAGGCGCCTCGGCCTAG
- the SPPL2B gene encoding signal peptide peptidase-like 2B isoform X5 gives MTYFEQVACEYGMVHVVSETGGRKGKDYCILYNPQWAHLPHDLGKAISWCKHHLPQSLLQLRDWTASVLCSPPDLPAKGFSNQIPLVARGNCTFYEKVRLAQGGGARGLLIVSKETLVPPGGNKTQYDEIGIPVALLSHKDMLDIFKSFGRAVRVALYAPGEPMLDYNMVIIFVMAVGTVALGGYWAGSRDVRKRCMKHKRDDGPEKQEDEAVDVTPVMICVFVVMCCSMLVLLYYFYDQLVYVIIGIFCLSSSTGLYSCLSPLVQRLPLGRCRVPNNSLPYFHKRPRVSMLLLALLCLAVSVVWGVFRNEDQWAWILQDALGVAFCLYMLKTIRLPTFKSGNSIMVEVATGPSDSATHEKLPMVLKVPRLNASPLALCDRPFSLLGFGDILVPGLLAAYCHRFDIQVQSSRVYFVACTVAYGIGLLVTFMALALMQRGQPALLYLVPCTLVTSCALALWRRELGMFWTGSGFAKDVPQSPWAPPSADDPQPQKDSDTSLPRPPPGEELAKCPPPPEQPPEVSVPEETGAGAPPQEPVSPVGCTPEPTSLVGASA, from the exons ATGACTTATTTTGAGCAG GTGGCCTGTGAGTATGGCATGGTGCACGTGGTCTCCGAGACGGGGGGCCGCAAAGGCAAAGACTACTGTATTCTCTACAATCCGCAGTGGGCCCACCTGCCACATGACCTTGGCAAAGCG ATCAGCTGGTGTAAGCACCACCTTCCCCAGTCTCTCCTGCAGCTGCGGGACTGGACGGCCTCCGTGCTCTGCTCTCCGCCCGACCTCCCTGCCAAAGGCTTCAGCAACCAGATCCCGCTGGTGGCGCGGGGAAACTGCACCTTCTACGAGAAAGTGCGGCTGGCGCAGGGTGGCGGGGCGCGTGGGCTGCTCATCGTCAGCAAGGAGACACTG GTTCCCCCAGGAGGCAACAAGACACAGTACGATGAGATTGGGATTCCTGTGGCCCTGCTCAGCCACAAAGACATGCTGGACATTTTCAAG AGTTTCGGCCGAGCGGTGAGGGTGGCGCTCTACGCCCCCGGCGAGCCCATGCTGGACTACAACATGGTCATCATCTTTGTCATGGCCGTCGGCACCGTCGCCCTTGGCGGCTACTGGGCCGGGAGCCGGGACGTGAGGAA AAGGTGCATGAAACACAAGCGGGATGATGGGCCCGAGAAGCAGGAGGACGAGGCCGTGGATGTGACCCCCGTCATGATCTGCGTCTTCGTGGTCATGTGCTGTTCCATGCTCGTGTTGCTGTACTATTTCTACGACCAGCTTG TTTATGTGATCATCGGGATTTTCTGCCTGTCCTCCTCCACGGGCCTCTACAGCTGTCTGTCACCGTTGGTCCAGAGGCTGCCATTGGGCAGGTGCAG ggtccccaacaaCAGCCTGCCCTACTTCCACAAACGCCCTCGGGTCAGCATGCTGCTCCTGGCGCTGCTCTGCCTGGCCGTCAGCGTGGTGTGGGGAGTCTTCCGGAACGAGGACCA GTGGGCCTGGATCCTTCAGGACGCACTGGGCGTCGCCTTCTGCCTCTATATGTTGAAAACCATCCGCCTCCCCACTTTCAAG AGTGGGAACAGCATCATGGTGGAGGTGGCGACCGGGCCCTCGGACTCGGCCACCCATGAGAAG ctccccatgGTCCTGAAGGTACCCAGACTGAACGCCTCGCCGCTGGCCCTGTGTGACCGGCCCTTCTCTCTGCTGGGCTTCGGGGACATCCTGGTGCCAG GGCTGCTCGCGGCCTACTGCCACAGGTTTGACATCCAGGTGCAGTCGTCCAGGGTCTACTTCGTGGCCTGCACCGTGG CCTATGGCATCGGCCTCCTGGTGACGTTCATGGCGCTGGCCCTGATGCAGCGCGGCCAGCCCGCCCTCCTCTACCTGGTGCCCTGCACGCTGGTGACGAGCTGCGCCCTGGCGCTCTGGCGCAGGGAGCTGGGCATGTTCTGGACGGGCAGCGGCTTTGCG AAGGACGTACCTCAGTCTCCTTGGGCGCCACCTTCAGCCGACGACCCACAGCCTCAGAAGGACTCCGACACCAGCCTGCCCCGGCCACCGCCAGGTGAAGAACTGGCCaagtgccccccgcccccggagcAGCCCCCGGAAGTGTCCGTGCCCGAGGAGACCGGGGCTGGAGCACCCCCCCAGGAGCCCGTGAGCCCAGTGGGCTGCACCCCCGAGCCCACGAGCCTGGTAGGCGCCTCGGCCTAG
- the SPPL2B gene encoding signal peptide peptidase-like 2B isoform X2: protein MTYFEQVACEYGMVHVVSETGGRKGKDYCILYNPQWAHLPHDLGKAISWCKHHLPQSLLQLRDWTASVLCSPPDLPAKGFSNQIPLVARGNCTFYEKVRLAQGGGARGLLIVSKETLVPPGGNKTQYDEIGIPVALLSHKDMLDIFKSFGRAVRVALYAPGEPMLDYNMVIIFVMAVGTVALGGYWAGSRDVRKRCMKHKRDDGPEKQEDEAVDVTPVMICVFVVMCCSMLVLLYYFYDQLVYVIIGIFCLSSSTGLYSCLSPLVQRLPLGRCRVPNNSLPYFHKRPRVSMLLLALLCLAVSVVWGVFRNEDQWAWILQDALGVAFCLYMLKTIRLPTFKACTLLLLVLFVYDVFFVFVTPFLTKSGNSIMVEVATGPSDSATHEKLPMVLKVPRLNASPLALCDRPFSLLGFGDILVPGLLAAYCHRFDIQVQSSRVYFVACTVAYGIGLLVTFMALALMQRGQPALLYLVPCTLVTSCALALWRRELGMFWTGSGFADVPQSPWAPPSADDPQPQKDSDTSLPRPPPGEELAKCPPPPEQPPEVSVPEETGAGAPPQEPVSPVGCTPEPTSLVGASA from the exons ATGACTTATTTTGAGCAG GTGGCCTGTGAGTATGGCATGGTGCACGTGGTCTCCGAGACGGGGGGCCGCAAAGGCAAAGACTACTGTATTCTCTACAATCCGCAGTGGGCCCACCTGCCACATGACCTTGGCAAAGCG ATCAGCTGGTGTAAGCACCACCTTCCCCAGTCTCTCCTGCAGCTGCGGGACTGGACGGCCTCCGTGCTCTGCTCTCCGCCCGACCTCCCTGCCAAAGGCTTCAGCAACCAGATCCCGCTGGTGGCGCGGGGAAACTGCACCTTCTACGAGAAAGTGCGGCTGGCGCAGGGTGGCGGGGCGCGTGGGCTGCTCATCGTCAGCAAGGAGACACTG GTTCCCCCAGGAGGCAACAAGACACAGTACGATGAGATTGGGATTCCTGTGGCCCTGCTCAGCCACAAAGACATGCTGGACATTTTCAAG AGTTTCGGCCGAGCGGTGAGGGTGGCGCTCTACGCCCCCGGCGAGCCCATGCTGGACTACAACATGGTCATCATCTTTGTCATGGCCGTCGGCACCGTCGCCCTTGGCGGCTACTGGGCCGGGAGCCGGGACGTGAGGAA AAGGTGCATGAAACACAAGCGGGATGATGGGCCCGAGAAGCAGGAGGACGAGGCCGTGGATGTGACCCCCGTCATGATCTGCGTCTTCGTGGTCATGTGCTGTTCCATGCTCGTGTTGCTGTACTATTTCTACGACCAGCTTG TTTATGTGATCATCGGGATTTTCTGCCTGTCCTCCTCCACGGGCCTCTACAGCTGTCTGTCACCGTTGGTCCAGAGGCTGCCATTGGGCAGGTGCAG ggtccccaacaaCAGCCTGCCCTACTTCCACAAACGCCCTCGGGTCAGCATGCTGCTCCTGGCGCTGCTCTGCCTGGCCGTCAGCGTGGTGTGGGGAGTCTTCCGGAACGAGGACCA GTGGGCCTGGATCCTTCAGGACGCACTGGGCGTCGCCTTCTGCCTCTATATGTTGAAAACCATCCGCCTCCCCACTTTCAAG GCCTGcacgctgctgctgctggtgctgtTTGTGTATGACGTCTTCTTCGTGTTCGTCACGCCCTTCCTGACCAAG AGTGGGAACAGCATCATGGTGGAGGTGGCGACCGGGCCCTCGGACTCGGCCACCCATGAGAAG ctccccatgGTCCTGAAGGTACCCAGACTGAACGCCTCGCCGCTGGCCCTGTGTGACCGGCCCTTCTCTCTGCTGGGCTTCGGGGACATCCTGGTGCCAG GGCTGCTCGCGGCCTACTGCCACAGGTTTGACATCCAGGTGCAGTCGTCCAGGGTCTACTTCGTGGCCTGCACCGTGG CCTATGGCATCGGCCTCCTGGTGACGTTCATGGCGCTGGCCCTGATGCAGCGCGGCCAGCCCGCCCTCCTCTACCTGGTGCCCTGCACGCTGGTGACGAGCTGCGCCCTGGCGCTCTGGCGCAGGGAGCTGGGCATGTTCTGGACGGGCAGCGGCTTTGCG GACGTACCTCAGTCTCCTTGGGCGCCACCTTCAGCCGACGACCCACAGCCTCAGAAGGACTCCGACACCAGCCTGCCCCGGCCACCGCCAGGTGAAGAACTGGCCaagtgccccccgcccccggagcAGCCCCCGGAAGTGTCCGTGCCCGAGGAGACCGGGGCTGGAGCACCCCCCCAGGAGCCCGTGAGCCCAGTGGGCTGCACCCCCGAGCCCACGAGCCTGGTAGGCGCCTCGGCCTAG
- the SPPL2B gene encoding signal peptide peptidase-like 2B isoform X3: MTYFEQVACEYGMVHVVSETGGRKGKDYCILYNPQWAHLPHDLGKASLLQLRDWTASVLCSPPDLPAKGFSNQIPLVARGNCTFYEKVRLAQGGGARGLLIVSKETLVPPGGNKTQYDEIGIPVALLSHKDMLDIFKSFGRAVRVALYAPGEPMLDYNMVIIFVMAVGTVALGGYWAGSRDVRKRCMKHKRDDGPEKQEDEAVDVTPVMICVFVVMCCSMLVLLYYFYDQLVYVIIGIFCLSSSTGLYSCLSPLVQRLPLGRCRVPNNSLPYFHKRPRVSMLLLALLCLAVSVVWGVFRNEDQWAWILQDALGVAFCLYMLKTIRLPTFKACTLLLLVLFVYDVFFVFVTPFLTKSGNSIMVEVATGPSDSATHEKLPMVLKVPRLNASPLALCDRPFSLLGFGDILVPGLLAAYCHRFDIQVQSSRVYFVACTVAYGIGLLVTFMALALMQRGQPALLYLVPCTLVTSCALALWRRELGMFWTGSGFAKDVPQSPWAPPSADDPQPQKDSDTSLPRPPPGEELAKCPPPPEQPPEVSVPEETGAGAPPQEPVSPVGCTPEPTSLVGASA, translated from the exons ATGACTTATTTTGAGCAG GTGGCCTGTGAGTATGGCATGGTGCACGTGGTCTCCGAGACGGGGGGCCGCAAAGGCAAAGACTACTGTATTCTCTACAATCCGCAGTGGGCCCACCTGCCACATGACCTTGGCAAAGCG TCTCTCCTGCAGCTGCGGGACTGGACGGCCTCCGTGCTCTGCTCTCCGCCCGACCTCCCTGCCAAAGGCTTCAGCAACCAGATCCCGCTGGTGGCGCGGGGAAACTGCACCTTCTACGAGAAAGTGCGGCTGGCGCAGGGTGGCGGGGCGCGTGGGCTGCTCATCGTCAGCAAGGAGACACTG GTTCCCCCAGGAGGCAACAAGACACAGTACGATGAGATTGGGATTCCTGTGGCCCTGCTCAGCCACAAAGACATGCTGGACATTTTCAAG AGTTTCGGCCGAGCGGTGAGGGTGGCGCTCTACGCCCCCGGCGAGCCCATGCTGGACTACAACATGGTCATCATCTTTGTCATGGCCGTCGGCACCGTCGCCCTTGGCGGCTACTGGGCCGGGAGCCGGGACGTGAGGAA AAGGTGCATGAAACACAAGCGGGATGATGGGCCCGAGAAGCAGGAGGACGAGGCCGTGGATGTGACCCCCGTCATGATCTGCGTCTTCGTGGTCATGTGCTGTTCCATGCTCGTGTTGCTGTACTATTTCTACGACCAGCTTG TTTATGTGATCATCGGGATTTTCTGCCTGTCCTCCTCCACGGGCCTCTACAGCTGTCTGTCACCGTTGGTCCAGAGGCTGCCATTGGGCAGGTGCAG ggtccccaacaaCAGCCTGCCCTACTTCCACAAACGCCCTCGGGTCAGCATGCTGCTCCTGGCGCTGCTCTGCCTGGCCGTCAGCGTGGTGTGGGGAGTCTTCCGGAACGAGGACCA GTGGGCCTGGATCCTTCAGGACGCACTGGGCGTCGCCTTCTGCCTCTATATGTTGAAAACCATCCGCCTCCCCACTTTCAAG GCCTGcacgctgctgctgctggtgctgtTTGTGTATGACGTCTTCTTCGTGTTCGTCACGCCCTTCCTGACCAAG AGTGGGAACAGCATCATGGTGGAGGTGGCGACCGGGCCCTCGGACTCGGCCACCCATGAGAAG ctccccatgGTCCTGAAGGTACCCAGACTGAACGCCTCGCCGCTGGCCCTGTGTGACCGGCCCTTCTCTCTGCTGGGCTTCGGGGACATCCTGGTGCCAG GGCTGCTCGCGGCCTACTGCCACAGGTTTGACATCCAGGTGCAGTCGTCCAGGGTCTACTTCGTGGCCTGCACCGTGG CCTATGGCATCGGCCTCCTGGTGACGTTCATGGCGCTGGCCCTGATGCAGCGCGGCCAGCCCGCCCTCCTCTACCTGGTGCCCTGCACGCTGGTGACGAGCTGCGCCCTGGCGCTCTGGCGCAGGGAGCTGGGCATGTTCTGGACGGGCAGCGGCTTTGCG AAGGACGTACCTCAGTCTCCTTGGGCGCCACCTTCAGCCGACGACCCACAGCCTCAGAAGGACTCCGACACCAGCCTGCCCCGGCCACCGCCAGGTGAAGAACTGGCCaagtgccccccgcccccggagcAGCCCCCGGAAGTGTCCGTGCCCGAGGAGACCGGGGCTGGAGCACCCCCCCAGGAGCCCGTGAGCCCAGTGGGCTGCACCCCCGAGCCCACGAGCCTGGTAGGCGCCTCGGCCTAG